A portion of the Candidatus Schekmanbacteria bacterium genome contains these proteins:
- a CDS encoding PEP-CTERM sorting domain-containing protein, protein MKKILGQILMVVAVLFMATSVANAVVIYQLDGQGNQTVYDPGLDGWTIVGDSAVTQFGSDYEVKVGTNNWASPEGGSQANIIRGAGVILPGAYGYKVDFTAQLYTWDSYNVTVPSNNGSLGYWDVFAVNLNGTNFYWNIGGNDPIVTPDPAGGAVVDNTLFPGITWAFGGLDYSNGGFEQFIGSGSITLTGLTSDYYLSLVLDTSRNPNTDMSYPSYGAFNPNGNVPRPEGGQAENPVPEPSTLLLLGGGLVGIFFARKKLS, encoded by the coding sequence ATGAAGAAAATATTAGGTCAAATATTAATGGTGGTAGCTGTATTGTTTATGGCTACATCAGTTGCCAATGCTGTGGTTATCTATCAGCTTGACGGACAAGGGAATCAGACTGTCTATGATCCAGGCTTGGATGGCTGGACAATTGTTGGTGACTCAGCTGTTACTCAATTTGGCAGCGACTACGAGGTTAAGGTTGGGACTAATAATTGGGCATCACCCGAAGGTGGCAGTCAAGCAAATATTATCCGTGGAGCAGGAGTTATACTTCCCGGAGCATATGGCTATAAGGTAGATTTTACAGCACAGCTTTATACATGGGATTCCTATAATGTGACTGTGCCTTCAAACAACGGTTCTCTCGGATATTGGGATGTTTTTGCAGTGAACCTGAATGGGACTAATTTTTATTGGAATATTGGAGGAAATGATCCAATAGTAACACCGGATCCCGCAGGTGGAGCAGTAGTTGATAATACACTTTTTCCGGGAATAACTTGGGCATTTGGCGGACTTGATTATTCAAATGGTGGCTTTGAACAGTTTATAGGGAGCGGTTCAATAACACTTACAGGTTTAACAAGTGACTATTATCTTTCTCTAGTGCTTGATACCTCAAGAAATCCAAATACAGATATGTCTTATCCTTCATATGGTGCTTTCAATCCGAATGGTAATGTTCCTCGTCCGGAAGGTGGACAAGCCGAGAACCCTGTTCCAGAACCATCAACATTACTTCTTCTTGGCGGTGGTCTTGTAGGAATATTTTTCGCAAGAAAGAAACTCAGCTAA
- the mreD gene encoding rod shape-determining protein MreD, whose translation MNYFRMIILLLVAFVLQGGVFPKFIGFEIVPDVFLVVCVMIQRDLDWTEGFVYGFFCGLVVDLFSYGNIGIHTMIFLSVCFIIQLLRRSMQIEGFFFQLVFVLIFTSITVSSEFYYSGFFKQLKPSVEILMLKVIPFQIILNLLVFLVSKTFISFINNWFPMRTKRKNSLVF comes from the coding sequence ATGAATTATTTCAGAATGATAATTCTTCTTCTCGTGGCCTTTGTTTTACAGGGTGGGGTATTCCCGAAGTTTATTGGTTTTGAAATTGTGCCAGATGTTTTTCTAGTCGTTTGTGTCATGATTCAAAGGGATTTAGACTGGACTGAAGGCTTTGTCTATGGGTTTTTCTGCGGATTAGTTGTAGACCTTTTCTCCTATGGTAATATAGGAATTCATACCATGATCTTTCTTTCTGTCTGCTTCATAATCCAATTACTTAGAAGATCAATGCAGATTGAAGGGTTTTTTTTCCAGCTTGTATTTGTACTGATTTTTACGAGTATCACAGTCAGCTCAGAGTTCTATTATTCAGGTTTTTTTAAACAGTTGAAACCTTCTGTTGAGATTCTTATGTTAAAAGTTATTCCATTTCAGATTATATTAAACTTATTGGTTTTTTTAGTATCAAAAACATTTATCTCTTTCATTAATAATTGGTTTCCAATGAGAACTAAAAGAAAGAATAGTCTGGTTTTTTAG
- the mreC gene encoding rod shape-determining protein MreC, with translation MIDFFLRHRRLAFFILLILLTALLRFSGFFSFFSFPAFPVKIAGVAGDFTDWIISAPSQIFGLGQSSAGKDSLRIEASRLKITELECFNIRKENDRLKELLDIPLEEELKPIGAKVLMGGISSFSRSIFVNRGTADGVEAGSPVLFEDKVAGKIIKAGRHVSLVYLVNHPEISVDVIVARTGTRGVFTGGAVCKVKYVDSEQEIVSGDELYSSGKGGVFPQRFRVGIVDSVASQKTGVFQKVTATPVIDPRKLDFVFIVKSPGLSEIKDMAQE, from the coding sequence ATGATAGATTTTTTCTTAAGACACAGGAGGCTGGCTTTTTTTATTCTGCTTATTCTCCTGACAGCTTTGTTGCGCTTTTCCGGTTTTTTCTCATTTTTTTCATTTCCGGCATTTCCGGTTAAAATTGCCGGAGTTGCAGGAGATTTTACTGACTGGATTATTTCAGCCCCTTCTCAAATTTTTGGTTTAGGACAATCTTCTGCCGGGAAAGATTCACTTAGAATTGAAGCATCAAGACTCAAAATCACTGAGCTTGAATGTTTCAATATCAGAAAAGAAAACGACCGGCTGAAGGAACTTCTTGATATTCCGCTTGAGGAGGAATTAAAACCTATCGGTGCCAAGGTATTGATGGGCGGTATTTCTTCATTTTCGAGGAGTATATTCGTTAATCGTGGAACAGCTGACGGGGTTGAAGCTGGTTCTCCTGTCTTATTTGAGGATAAGGTTGCAGGGAAAATAATTAAAGCAGGGCGTCACGTAAGTCTTGTTTATCTTGTTAACCATCCTGAAATATCCGTGGATGTTATCGTGGCAAGGACAGGGACAAGAGGTGTCTTTACCGGAGGCGCTGTTTGCAAAGTAAAATATGTTGACAGCGAGCAGGAGATAGTATCCGGAGACGAACTTTACTCTTCTGGAAAGGGAGGAGTCTTCCCGCAAAGATTCAGAGTCGGCATCGTAGATTCAGTGGCCTCACAAAAAACCGGAGTTTTTCAGAAAGTTACAGCAACACCTGTCATTGACCCCAGAAAACTTGATTTTGTTTTCATTGTAAAATCTCCCGGTCTTTCTGAGATAAAGGATATGGCTCAGGAATGA
- a CDS encoding rod shape-determining protein, whose translation MVFSYIIGKISTDLAIDLGTANTLVYVRGRGIVLSEPSVVAVNKDTNKVLAVGREAKEMLGRTPGNIVAVRPMKDGVIANFDLTEAMLKYFIRRVHNRNTLVRPRIVIGVPSGITQVEKRAVKDSATQAGAREVYLIEEPMAAAIGAELPIQEPYGNMIIDVGGGTTEVAVISLSGIVYSRSVRVGGDEMDEAIVSFIKRKYNLLIGERTAEAIKIKIGSAHPSVERKTMEVKGRDLISGTPKLINISDEEIRNSLAEPIYAIVDTARVALERTPPELAADIVDRGITLAGGGALLSGLDVLLKEETGLPIHMAPDPLSAVALGTGKVLDSLDLLKKVAVQY comes from the coding sequence ATGGTTTTCAGTTATATCATTGGGAAAATTTCAACAGACCTTGCCATAGATCTGGGCACTGCCAATACGCTTGTCTATGTGCGCGGGAGAGGAATAGTTTTAAGTGAGCCTTCAGTAGTAGCTGTAAATAAGGATACTAACAAGGTTCTTGCAGTTGGAAGAGAAGCGAAGGAAATGCTCGGAAGGACTCCCGGAAACATTGTTGCTGTAAGGCCTATGAAAGATGGAGTAATCGCTAATTTTGACCTTACAGAAGCAATGCTGAAATATTTCATAAGAAGAGTTCATAATCGTAATACTCTTGTGAGACCGAGGATTGTTATAGGTGTCCCATCAGGCATCACTCAGGTTGAAAAAAGAGCAGTGAAGGACTCTGCTACGCAAGCTGGAGCAAGGGAGGTATATCTCATAGAAGAGCCCATGGCTGCAGCTATAGGTGCAGAGCTTCCGATACAGGAACCTTACGGAAATATGATTATAGATGTAGGCGGCGGTACGACCGAAGTTGCTGTCATATCACTTTCCGGCATAGTTTACAGTCGTTCTGTGCGGGTTGGCGGAGATGAAATGGATGAGGCTATAGTTTCGTTTATAAAACGGAAATATAACCTGCTTATCGGTGAGAGGACGGCTGAAGCAATCAAGATAAAGATTGGGTCAGCTCACCCAAGCGTTGAAAGAAAAACAATGGAAGTGAAAGGAAGAGATCTCATATCTGGGACTCCAAAACTGATTAACATAAGCGATGAGGAGATCAGAAATTCTTTGGCTGAACCAATATATGCGATTGTAGACACAGCAAGAGTTGCTCTTGAGAGAACCCCTCCTGAGCTTGCAGCAGATATTGTTGACAGAGGAATAACCCTTGCCGGAGGAGGAGCTCTTTTATCCGGTCTGGATGTGCTTCTTAAAGAAGAGACAGGATTACCTATCCATATGGCACCAGATCCATTGTCTGCCGTTGCTCTTGGTACAGGGAAGGTCCTTGATTCTCTTGATTTGTTAAAGAAGGTTGCAGTTCAATATTAG
- the pilO gene encoding type 4a pilus biogenesis protein PilO, whose product MKKLKLSELSERDYIAVVGGTALVGVIVLYSVLSHFLFSPLKMELLTYEKNTVKLRELDKIKNEFLVENKRFGEFRSKLPQPRADMNALVMDVARRAGLDKKVENVKPVTRKIDDFKEVTIKFSLTSINTKELVDFLFQIRNNPKFLHISEMNITPQTAEESSFLDVQFKILTYTEGE is encoded by the coding sequence TTGAAAAAACTAAAGCTCAGTGAGCTTTCGGAAAGAGATTATATAGCAGTTGTAGGTGGAACTGCCCTGGTAGGGGTAATTGTTCTCTATTCCGTGCTTTCCCATTTCCTTTTTTCTCCTCTTAAAATGGAATTGCTTACTTATGAAAAGAACACGGTAAAGTTAAGGGAGCTTGACAAAATAAAAAATGAATTTCTGGTAGAAAATAAAAGGTTTGGCGAGTTCAGATCAAAACTTCCGCAGCCTCGGGCAGATATGAATGCTCTGGTCATGGATGTTGCAAGAAGGGCAGGGTTAGATAAAAAGGTTGAAAATGTAAAGCCTGTTACACGAAAGATTGATGATTTCAAGGAAGTAACAATAAAATTTTCCCTTACTTCTATCAACACAAAAGAACTGGTTGATTTTCTCTTCCAGATAAGGAATAATCCAAAATTCCTTCACATAAGCGAGATGAATATCACTCCGCAGACTGCTGAAGAATCAAGCTTTTTAGATGTACAATTCAAAATACTAACTTATACCGAGGGAGAATAG
- the pilM gene encoding pilus assembly protein PilM produces MARKVLGIDIGSDSVKFVQIEKPLRGKAVIRAVRKKISVESIGDSTAIAELIKNTVAESGLSSDDYAVSIPPRNILLRETELPFKDRSKIDHVLKFNIEQTIPFQPEDVIADFIIDAVTGEGSKITAIVVKKEEIKKSLDLLALSGIEPRVVSCSSCCAGMLVESGGLAEKEGAVALVDIGAASVSLSIYFNGKLRFIKFIGRGSRAITEAIAVKLGKGFEEAEELKCGAVIHDDGETGNSEQDAIIETIKKMIKKIVQDLALAIASYNSKHSDGPVHSLYLTGGGAQVNGISSLFQKYIGVQTSVLKPIPGFTFDAPLDDPLQPCYNAALSLALVELPVTGRRVNFRKEEFTYKWVDTTFKNNLKYAAVFAGAIVFLYIVNSIFSFVQVKKENTVLNNKMLETYRAMIPEGKVVNVVVQSQQSLKELKDKSAKFKNVMDSKINPLDIIKEISSDVESGWNIKTQNCAFREDKIDINGEGKSIDDIKKLEKKLLDSGLFENVVLSDSKMNEVKKVAEFTIELKLPRQNGTVEKTKAQ; encoded by the coding sequence ATGGCAAGAAAAGTATTAGGCATAGATATCGGCTCTGATTCTGTAAAATTTGTTCAGATTGAAAAACCTTTACGCGGCAAAGCAGTGATCAGAGCTGTGAGGAAAAAAATATCTGTTGAATCTATTGGCGATTCAACTGCTATTGCGGAGCTGATAAAGAACACTGTTGCGGAGTCAGGTCTCTCTTCCGATGATTATGCGGTTTCGATACCGCCCAGGAATATCCTCTTGAGAGAAACAGAACTTCCTTTCAAAGACCGTTCAAAAATAGACCATGTGCTTAAGTTCAACATAGAGCAGACTATTCCCTTTCAACCGGAAGATGTAATCGCTGATTTTATCATTGATGCAGTAACTGGTGAAGGATCAAAAATTACTGCCATTGTTGTAAAAAAGGAAGAGATAAAAAAGTCTCTTGACCTTTTGGCTCTTTCCGGGATTGAACCAAGGGTTGTAAGCTGCAGTTCCTGTTGTGCCGGGATGCTTGTGGAATCAGGGGGTTTAGCTGAAAAGGAAGGTGCAGTTGCGCTTGTTGACATCGGTGCTGCATCTGTTTCGCTTTCGATTTACTTCAACGGGAAACTGAGGTTCATAAAATTTATTGGCAGGGGAAGCCGAGCGATTACAGAAGCCATTGCTGTAAAACTTGGGAAAGGATTTGAAGAGGCGGAAGAACTGAAGTGTGGAGCAGTAATCCATGACGATGGAGAAACAGGCAATTCTGAACAGGATGCAATAATAGAAACGATAAAAAAAATGATTAAAAAAATTGTGCAGGACCTGGCTCTTGCCATTGCCTCGTACAATTCAAAACACTCTGATGGCCCCGTGCATTCCTTATATCTTACTGGAGGAGGGGCACAGGTTAATGGGATAAGCAGTTTATTCCAGAAATATATAGGTGTTCAGACATCTGTTTTAAAACCTATTCCAGGTTTCACTTTTGATGCTCCATTGGATGACCCTTTGCAACCTTGCTACAATGCAGCTTTAAGCCTTGCTTTGGTTGAGCTTCCAGTTACCGGAAGAAGGGTTAATTTCAGGAAAGAGGAGTTTACTTACAAGTGGGTTGATACGACTTTTAAGAACAATCTGAAATATGCTGCAGTCTTTGCAGGCGCAATAGTATTTTTATATATCGTGAATTCAATCTTTTCCTTTGTGCAGGTTAAAAAAGAAAATACTGTGCTGAACAATAAAATGCTTGAAACATACAGGGCGATGATACCGGAGGGGAAAGTTGTGAATGTTGTTGTACAATCTCAGCAAAGCCTTAAGGAACTAAAGGATAAGTCTGCCAAATTTAAGAATGTAATGGATTCAAAGATAAATCCCCTTGATATAATCAAAGAGATTAGTTCTGATGTTGAGAGCGGATGGAATATAAAGACTCAGAATTGTGCGTTCAGGGAGGACAAGATTGATATCAACGGAGAAGGGAAAAGCATTGATGATATCAAGAAGCTTGAGAAAAAACTGCTTGATTCAGGTCTTTTTGAGAATGTAGTGCTTAGTGATTCCAAAATGAATGAGGTGAAAAAAGTGGCAGAATTTACGATCGAACTTAAACTTCCGCGCCAAAATGGAACTGTTGAAAAAACTAAAGCTCAGTGA
- a CDS encoding RrF2 family transcriptional regulator: MKISSKGYYAVKALLDMAQQGRGISIPLSVISKRQSIPLNYLEQLFGKMRKAGIVKSIRGPRGGYILAKNPEEITIKQIIESLGISLAPVFCLETEFKQSKSCLMMEECLSRVLWEKLGLAVNSLLNSISIADLLKEAGKEKKKTKLDHDYTFNI, encoded by the coding sequence ATGAAAATATCATCAAAAGGTTATTATGCAGTAAAGGCTCTCCTTGACATGGCTCAACAGGGACGGGGAATTTCTATCCCTCTTTCAGTAATTTCCAAAAGGCAGAGTATCCCCTTAAACTATCTTGAGCAATTATTTGGCAAAATGAGAAAAGCAGGAATCGTAAAGAGCATACGCGGCCCCAGAGGTGGGTATATTCTTGCAAAAAATCCTGAAGAAATTACTATAAAACAGATAATTGAATCCCTTGGCATATCGCTTGCTCCTGTATTTTGCCTTGAAACAGAATTCAAACAAAGCAAAAGCTGCCTGATGATGGAGGAGTGTCTTTCGAGAGTTTTATGGGAAAAGCTCGGTCTCGCCGTAAACAGTCTGTTAAATTCCATAAGCATAGCTGACCTGCTTAAAGAAGCGGGAAAAGAAAAGAAAAAAACCAAACTTGACCATGATTATACATTTAACATTTAG
- the nifS gene encoding cysteine desulfurase NifS: MKQIYLDYNATTPLLEEVVDAMLPFLESSFGNPSSVHSFGRPAREAIENARELFAKMINADTSEIVFTSCGSESNNLALKGILYLTDEKTKKGHVITSTIEHPSILETCSHLESIGYPVTWLKVDGNGRISIEELEKSITDRTSLISIMYGNNEIGAIQDIPAIGAAAKKKGVVFHTDAVQVLGKVPVDVKKNNIDLLSVSAHKLYAPKGIGAIYIRKGLKMEALIHGGHQELSRRAGTENVAGIVAFGKACEIAMRDMEAENRHLSKVKEKLKNGLITKIPKIRFNSPESNCLPTTLNVGFLGVEGESILINLDLKGVAVSTGSACSSGSVEPSHVLVAIGTPVEYSQSSLRFSFGRFTKEEDIDYVLEILPPIVEKLRSMSPIWNG, from the coding sequence GTGAAGCAGATTTATCTTGATTACAATGCTACGACCCCGCTGCTCGAAGAAGTTGTTGACGCAATGCTCCCATTTCTTGAATCCTCTTTCGGGAATCCATCAAGTGTTCACTCCTTTGGCCGTCCTGCAAGAGAAGCGATAGAGAACGCAAGGGAACTTTTTGCAAAAATGATAAATGCAGATACATCAGAAATTGTATTTACAAGCTGCGGCTCCGAATCAAACAACCTTGCATTAAAAGGAATATTATATTTAACGGATGAAAAAACAAAGAAAGGCCATGTAATAACATCCACCATAGAACACCCGTCAATCCTTGAAACATGCAGTCATCTGGAATCAATTGGATATCCCGTCACATGGCTAAAGGTCGACGGAAACGGAAGAATCAGCATAGAAGAACTTGAAAAAAGCATAACCGACAGAACATCCCTTATATCCATAATGTACGGCAACAATGAAATCGGAGCAATTCAGGATATCCCTGCTATTGGAGCTGCGGCAAAAAAGAAAGGGGTGGTATTCCACACCGATGCCGTACAGGTGTTAGGAAAAGTCCCGGTTGATGTGAAGAAAAACAACATTGATTTACTCTCTGTGTCAGCCCACAAGCTATATGCACCAAAGGGGATAGGAGCAATATACATCAGGAAAGGACTAAAAATGGAAGCGCTTATCCACGGAGGACACCAGGAACTAAGCAGGCGCGCAGGAACAGAAAATGTTGCAGGGATAGTCGCTTTCGGAAAAGCCTGCGAGATCGCTATGCGTGACATGGAAGCTGAAAACAGGCATCTTTCCAAAGTCAAAGAAAAACTCAAAAATGGCCTCATCACAAAGATCCCTAAAATACGTTTCAACAGTCCTGAATCGAACTGTCTGCCAACCACTCTTAATGTGGGCTTTCTTGGAGTAGAGGGAGAGTCTATACTGATAAATCTTGACCTTAAAGGAGTTGCAGTTTCAACCGGCTCAGCATGTTCATCCGGATCTGTGGAGCCTTCACATGTCCTCGTCGCAATAGGTACCCCTGTAGAATATTCACAAAGCTCATTGAGATTCAGCTTCGGAAGGTTCACAAAAGAAGAAGACATTGATTATGTCCTCGAAATCCTGCCTCCCATAGTAGAAAAACTCCGCAGTATGTCTCCTATCTGGAATGGATAA
- a CDS encoding PBP1A family penicillin-binding protein — protein sequence MADEKNSGAGFERFIKWTFISICTIITVAVGIVCGIIAANVRDLPAIDKLHQYEPDKVARLYSSDDRLFAEFFIKRRIIVPLDQIPKPLIDAFISVEDNRFYKHFGIDINGIARALFSNLFAGKIKEGGSTITQQLAKVLFLSPEKTFNRKVKEALIAFQIEREFTKDEILHLYLNQLYFGSGAYGVEAASLVYFNKHVKDLSLEECAMLAGLPKAPTLYSPYNNMGYAVKRRNLVLDRMYDERFITKEMKEKLKDTPIKLKSGVPENSEAPYLSEYIRSYVEKTYGTKLLFKGGFKIKTTLDLDMQETAVKALNRGLMDYARNKYFKKVPPEKVESLLPVFADVTSLQPDTLYYGKVKELRGQNVIVSIGKTEGIIPPDECKWAHIDTPSFVFRVGDTIAVSFKEVSKDGQNIFSLENYSEVDGAVIAIEPSTGQIKAMVGGKNFRINQFNRAVQAKRQPGSSFKPFIYATAIESRKYNPLTRILDAPFSVRLPNGEMWNPQNYDGKFKGPITLQHALEESRNLVTIRLLKQMGPDAVIEQAKKMGIKSPLDANLSLALGSSALSLIEITSAYTVFPNEGIRIEPNAITSIEDDNGSILEQPVPRKEVSLSPETAYTMANLLQYVVKRGTGTKAAMPNIPVAGKTGTTNDFKDAWFIGFTPDIAIGVFVGYDDNSKSLGNKQTGGLIAAPIWKYVAENYYKNRTPTGDYKKPDDVVLINVIPESGPVVAEASDKTIPVAFIKGTEPGKTYFPADKKNTSLREHLRDEGL from the coding sequence ATGGCAGATGAAAAAAACAGCGGGGCGGGATTTGAACGCTTCATTAAATGGACGTTCATCAGTATATGCACGATTATCACCGTAGCAGTCGGCATAGTGTGCGGAATAATTGCCGCCAATGTCCGGGACCTCCCTGCAATAGACAAGCTCCACCAGTACGAACCAGACAAGGTTGCAAGGCTCTATTCCTCCGATGACAGGCTCTTTGCAGAGTTTTTCATAAAGCGCCGCATAATCGTTCCCCTTGACCAGATACCTAAACCACTTATAGATGCTTTCATCTCAGTAGAAGACAACAGATTCTATAAGCATTTCGGCATTGATATTAATGGAATAGCAAGAGCTTTGTTTTCTAATTTATTTGCCGGAAAGATAAAAGAAGGGGGAAGCACCATTACCCAGCAGCTTGCAAAGGTGCTATTCCTATCTCCCGAGAAGACTTTCAATAGAAAGGTTAAGGAAGCTTTGATAGCATTCCAGATCGAAAGGGAATTTACCAAAGATGAAATACTCCATCTCTATTTAAACCAGCTATATTTTGGAAGCGGAGCATACGGCGTTGAGGCAGCATCGCTTGTCTATTTCAATAAACATGTAAAAGATCTTTCCCTAGAGGAATGTGCCATGCTGGCAGGGCTTCCTAAAGCCCCCACCCTTTATTCTCCATACAACAACATGGGTTATGCAGTGAAAAGAAGAAACCTCGTTCTCGACAGAATGTACGACGAGCGCTTCATAACAAAAGAAATGAAGGAAAAGCTTAAGGACACGCCTATAAAGTTAAAATCAGGTGTTCCTGAAAACAGCGAAGCTCCTTATTTGTCGGAGTATATAAGAAGCTATGTTGAAAAAACTTACGGTACCAAGCTTCTATTCAAAGGCGGGTTCAAAATTAAAACAACTCTTGACCTTGATATGCAGGAAACCGCAGTCAAGGCCCTTAACCGCGGATTAATGGATTACGCAAGAAACAAGTATTTTAAAAAAGTCCCTCCAGAGAAGGTCGAATCCTTGCTTCCCGTATTTGCAGATGTGACAAGCCTTCAGCCAGATACTCTTTATTACGGGAAAGTGAAAGAACTAAGAGGACAAAATGTAATTGTCTCCATAGGTAAGACAGAGGGAATAATACCTCCCGATGAATGCAAGTGGGCGCACATAGATACACCTTCATTTGTCTTTAGGGTGGGAGATACTATCGCGGTAAGTTTTAAGGAAGTGTCGAAAGACGGGCAGAATATATTCAGTCTTGAGAATTACAGCGAGGTTGACGGCGCTGTAATAGCCATAGAGCCGTCTACCGGACAGATAAAGGCAATGGTAGGCGGAAAGAATTTTCGCATAAACCAGTTCAACAGGGCTGTGCAGGCAAAAAGACAGCCTGGTTCATCCTTTAAACCGTTTATTTATGCAACAGCCATAGAATCAAGAAAATACAATCCACTCACAAGAATACTGGATGCGCCATTCTCGGTAAGACTTCCAAACGGAGAGATGTGGAACCCCCAGAATTATGACGGAAAATTCAAGGGTCCTATTACGCTCCAGCATGCACTTGAAGAATCAAGAAACCTTGTAACCATAAGGCTGTTAAAACAGATGGGACCAGATGCTGTAATCGAGCAGGCAAAAAAAATGGGAATAAAAAGTCCCCTCGATGCCAATCTCTCGCTTGCTCTCGGCTCATCAGCATTGAGCCTTATAGAGATAACTTCAGCGTATACGGTTTTCCCGAATGAAGGGATACGGATAGAGCCTAATGCGATTACATCCATAGAAGATGACAACGGGTCAATATTGGAGCAGCCTGTACCGCGAAAAGAAGTTTCATTAAGCCCTGAAACTGCCTACACAATGGCAAATCTCCTTCAATATGTTGTTAAACGAGGAACAGGAACAAAAGCTGCAATGCCAAATATTCCGGTGGCAGGCAAAACCGGGACTACCAATGATTTTAAAGATGCCTGGTTCATAGGCTTTACGCCTGATATTGCCATTGGCGTATTTGTCGGTTATGATGACAACAGTAAATCTCTGGGAAATAAACAGACAGGAGGATTGATTGCCGCACCGATTTGGAAATACGTAGCTGAAAATTATTACAAGAACAGGACTCCGACCGGGGATTACAAAAAACCTGATGATGTAGTGCTTATAAATGTCATCCCTGAATCAGGTCCGGTCGTGGCTGAGGCGAGTGACAAGACTATCCCTGTTGCCTTCATCAAGGGAACTGAACCGGGGAAAACCTATTTTCCGGCAGATAAAAAAAATACTTCGCTTCGCGAGCATCTCCGCGACGAGGGATTATAA
- a CDS encoding thiamine diphosphokinase, which yields MKAIIICSGDIKDSSLIQKSITTGDIVICADGGYRHAEKAGILPNYLIGDFDSIKVEALNSAVAKGTKVIKHPPEKDQTDTELAVLLAISLHADEILLLGATGSRLDHVLANIHLLVKGIQAGKKITIADSNNEITLISESGNFHSSPGEIFSLLPMTEVVTGITISGLKYPLKDGTMELGAPYGVSNEATSDKVTIEINSGLLLVIRAKD from the coding sequence ATGAAAGCCATTATCATCTGTTCCGGAGATATTAAGGATAGCTCTTTAATTCAAAAGAGCATCACTACCGGCGATATTGTAATCTGTGCAGACGGTGGCTACAGGCATGCCGAGAAAGCCGGCATATTGCCAAACTACCTTATAGGCGACTTTGATTCAATAAAAGTTGAAGCTCTAAACAGCGCCGTTGCCAAAGGAACGAAAGTAATAAAGCATCCACCTGAAAAGGACCAAACTGATACAGAGCTTGCCGTTCTACTTGCTATCTCACTTCACGCTGATGAGATATTGCTTCTTGGAGCAACAGGCTCAAGGCTTGATCATGTGCTTGCCAACATTCATCTATTAGTAAAAGGAATCCAGGCAGGTAAAAAAATAACCATTGCAGACAGCAACAATGAAATCACACTCATATCCGAAAGCGGAAACTTCCATTCTTCGCCGGGCGAGATATTCTCGCTTCTCCCAATGACCGAGGTTGTCACAGGGATAACCATATCAGGGCTGAAATATCCTCTCAAAGACGGCACAATGGAGCTCGGAGCACCTTACGGGGTAAGCAACGAGGCAACATCTGATAAGGTCACTATCGAGATAAACTCAGGCTTACTACTTGTAATAAGAGCTAAAGATTGA